CCCTCCCTTCCTTCCTACCTTTTTCGTTTCTCCGAATTCTTACCCTCGCTCCAAAGTTTAAGGAGAAAAATCCCTTTCGGAATGTCAAGGAGTCagtaaaaattcataaaaatccaaagattcccatgatttttaaaaaaccaaATCGTTCCAAGACTTTCCAGCAATCACGAGTTTGAAAGAATTCTGCatgagaaatgatttttcgatcaatATTGTTGAGGCCTTATATGCACTTGCAgcgggcgaaaaaacgtgcttttcttgatttttttttggccaGAAAATAAatggttattgaaaaactgtaaacgACATTCATTAGTGCACGCGTTCGTATattcgtacgattttttttatcaaaaaatttctcaaaataacGGAACTCGAGCTGTATTgcagtagcaccttttttgagcatcagtaAATTTTCGGCTTTTGTTACTATTTTGGTTTCCAACAAAATAGGAAAGCCTTCGTCCACGATAAATAAGTGGTAGAAttttggtatggatcggattaatagtttttgagtaatcgtgtccaccgcaaaggtatttttcaaaaaagccaATTCCGAGATAATCTTTATGAAActtggtgagaatattcttcagaaaTTGTACTCGAAGAATacctaataaaaaaaaattcaattctttcGCCCATTACGAGTGTACACAAGGTCTTGAACTATAATCTCGTTTCAAAATATAATcgtttcaaaataaataatcgacaAAGTGAaataatagaagaaaaaaaaggaagaaaagataaaaataagaaaaatacgaaagagaaaaagttcacaagtcacgcacgtgcttcgaaatatttccaaagGTTCGTTTTTCTGGTTAATGAATCAACCACCGTTCTTCGAGTCTTTTATAAATCTCGATCAGCCGGAGCTCTTCTCAATCTGAACGCCCTCAAACTTCACCATCGACCACATCCTCAGGGGAGCAATTGTGGCAAGGAATAACAcacaaaaaagaatttcagGCTCgatatcattaaaaattaatctcgtcgaatatttatttcaaaataaataatgtacaaaaggaaaaaacgagttcGTGGTCCGGTCGTGCGCGTGTTTCAACGAACACGATGTTTGGCGAGTGGGGCTGGGAAAAACCTCGTTATTTCGTTAAACTCGATATAAAAATCTACCGATAGAAAACAGCAATTATCTACGAGGGTAATGACGATGTGGAAGATAATTAGGGGGTTCAACAGCCGCTGGATTTGTCGCTGGAGTAGCTGGGGATAACGGTGTGACAACCCCGGCGATTCCTGAGTTGGCGCGTCGGGAATGTCGCGACTTCCGGTTCGTTGGGTTCGACCGCGCCGCTAATCGTGTTGGCCGTCCTCAGCGAGTGCATCgaagtttttcttttcgtttctttgGCCCGCTCGTAATCGGAGGGGAATTTGGGCACCGGGACCCAATTCGTTCCGTACGAGATCGGGTGGATTTCGCGCTTGCCTTTGCCCGCTCTCGCGTTCACCTCCTCGACCGATATTTCCGATCTCCGATCCTCGAACACCGAGCTCACCTCGCTGTTGTCCTCCAACTCGGTAGCTTGCTccgttgaaaatatgttttctaTCAATCTGAAAAgatccgaaaaaaaatgagtcccCGTTCGACCCTGAAAGCCGAAGAAGCTGCCGCGAACGTTTGCACTCGATGGACCCACTTTTTCGAGACGGAGTCGTAGTGCGAATTACAAGTCTCCAAAAGCTCTTGAACTTTTTTCGAACTCCTGTCAACTATCCTGCTGACTCGATTGATCACGAGGGCGCAAACGAGGGTACCAACGGCGAGGAACATCGAGACGATCCAACTGATGAAACCGGCCGAGATCACCGGAGCTTCCAGCGGAGGCGGGTAAAAAGTCGCCCACACTTTCTCCCACCAGGGAATCACGATTTCGCGGTGTTCCGTTTCCTGCGGATCGTTCAACATTTCAAATCCTCGAGGCTCAGTAGCCTCGCGGGCCTGACACGTCgctaaaaattattcattttctcacGTGGCTCCAGTGCGACCAGATCGAGCAGTAAATTATTCTTTGGAAGATGAGCCAGAGCCAGAGAACTCCGTTGATTACGATCCAGCTGAACCCGACCTTGAGGCATTATTTCAATGGATGCCAGTCAGAAAATATCTTGTCTCATTCGCGTGTGCGATAATGAGAACGTTTGAGCTCGATACTTCAAGTTTTTAAGCAGTTTTCGAGCGGGGAAGAAAAGATTGCCCACCTGAATGATTTTGTAGAGTACTGGCTTCTCGTTAGCGATCGAGAGCCACTTGAAACTCGGtgattttttccataaaacgATGCACATTGCAACGAGGACGATGAAGGAGGGCAGCGTGTGTATGAAATCGGGTCCGACAGCGATTTTGACATACTCTCTGAAGACGCGGTGTCTGAGCAACAAAACTTCCTGGGGGACCGAcaaaaatgtcgatatttgtTCGGGCAGAGCACTAAGGCAGGACATGTCCTCGAGATCGAAGTACGTCAGCTTATCATTGGTCACTCtgttacaattatttttcgtttctattCATTAATATATTTTCCCTTCTaaatacgaatgaaaataacgaaacgaggaaaaagggGGTCACAATTTCAAAAGTTCACCGCGATTCAAGGCGATCTGACGTTTGTgggttattgaaaaaaatcgaggaccAATCCCCCCGCTCGTTTGTTTCTCGACGGCCCCGGAATTCGACTCGAAGAAGAATTCGGGAGGTCCGTCGAAAAAAGCGAATAAAATCAGAGCGCTTTggtttttccaattattttattccatcCGTTTAAtaaacaacaataaaaaaaaaacagttcctCTCAGtaaaactcgagaaaatcGAGGATTCATAGTCAGCTCGGGGTTCAAAATCCTTAATTGAGTTTACGCATAAAtatgtacaaaaatatttacaattccCTTGGTTTTTACACTCTTTCCACGGCCCCCTCGTCAGTCTAAATGAGGAAGTAATCAGGCCCGACGAAAGAACCGCATTTCGGAAAATCTTGAGGCGGTGAAACGAGGTCACCGGATTCCCCGACTCGGAGCACCACGTCGAGTCCGCGTGTCCACTCGAGAGCGTGCTCGTCACGCAACATCCAATAACCTTAAGACACCAATTTACGtaacaatcgattaattagaaaaaaagtggAGTTCCATTTTCAAGGATTGCCTCGGAGAGCTCGAGGGAAATTGGGAGCAAAAACTCTTTCACCGTGCGGCGAATTATGTAACGAGAATCGATCGATCAGTGTCGTTCATCTGCacgtttttctttcgtaaTCCGGGGGATGGTGAAGGACGAAATTACCTGGATTGTTGGCCTTGAAGCGTATCGCGACGGCTCCGAACTTGGGCATGACGATCGTGTCCTTGAGCGGGGGTGACTCCAAGTTCCTGACGAACAGGGACCCTCGTTCGTTCATCTCCTTCAGGTCCTTCGAGCTTCTAAAGTGACCGAATTTCCTCGCCGCGACGACGTGGAACTTGTAGCCATGGAGATGGTAAACCAAGTCGTCGAGGCCAGCTGAAAGGAGCGAGCCAAAGTGAGCTTCGAGCCTTGGGTTCTCGGGACTCTTAATTTCCTTTTAAAATATCGTCTCACCCTGATCGTGCAGGATTATTTCCACTGTCGAACCCAAGGGAACGCGTCTAACGTGGACGCACTCGCAGGGCAACGTCGGATCGGATTTTCCGTTGATTTCCACCCGCTTGCAAGACGCTGTCGAACTTCCGGCTCCGTTCTCGAGGAGCTCGGGCGGACAGAAAACGTCGTCGGGCACCTCGGGTCCTTGGGTCAGCAGCGGCGAGGACGGATACGTGAAAGTGGCGTTGTCGACGCTCAGGATCCTTGTCTCAGCTTCCCCATCCCCTGCAGCGACAAACCAGGCAAAAATCACTTTTATTCGGGATAATTGGCGGGTGAAAAAGTCTCGCTGGGATTTAACGAACCCTTGAAATCGATGGATTCGAGGCGCTCGTTGATCGGCAGATAAATCGTCGTCTCCACGTTCCGGTTGTTCAGTGGGGCACTCAGTTGTTTCAGAGCTTTGACTTCTGTGACGCAGAAAGCGCCGGGAGCGCCGCACTTCTCAACGGGGTTGGTGCTCATGTGCATTTTCTTGGGACCTTCCTGTCCAGAGGCCTCTTTGACACTGTTTTCGACTGCTGCCAAGTCGGACACGGGACTTCCTTTGTACTCGAGGATCGCTGAGCCGAAGATCGGAGTGGCCGAGCAGTCTTTCGAGGTGTGGAAGCTCATGAGGTAGCTGGAAATCGGTTTGTTCGCTCGCAAAACGACGTCAGCGCGTTCGCCTGTTGGAAAGTGTTCGCTCGGTCATTGCAATATCAGAGGCAACAAAATATTCCGTTGTTTTTAACGTCAAACCGCGAGAGATCGGGTCACCTTTCGACAGAGTTATCGTCGAGACTTCTCGAGGCGTGATCGGTTGGCCGTCAAGAGAGATCAAGAGGAGCGGATGCTCGTCGACGGTGAGCGTGACAGCGCAGGATCCGGCGCCGCCGGCGTGTGCGATCCTGAGCCGATGCCTCCTTCCTGGAATCACGTTGAACGTCGTCAACGGAGTTTCCGGTCCGTCGGTCTGACGCCCTCTCCCATTGACGAGAAGAATCGCCGCCTTCCTCTGCATCCTCGTCGAAGCTCCCTCGGTGACGATGGCGTGATGCCAGGGCGAGATGAGCACGACGTGGTTCGGGTCGTCGATGTCGTAAAGCGACCTGTGGGGCTCGAGCATGTCCGCTTGCCTCACTATCAACGATCCGAATATCCCGTTGGTCATGTCGGACGCTGAAACACAAATGTTGATGGGAATCGTCGAGAAATAATCGTCCTTCGCTACGAAGTCGAATAAACTCCAGCGCCTTGCCCCGCTCCCTCGGTCGCTTACCCGAGTGAGCCCGCCACAAGTGAGTTCCGGGCGAGGAGGCCCGAAACTTGTACTGGAAGGTGGTGTAGCTGGGGATCGGGCATTGCGTGATCAAGGGGACGCCGTCCATGAACGGCGACTCGATTTGCGACTGGCCGCCCCAATGGACGGAGGCCGTTTTCCCGGGCAGGCGGTTCACGACGTCGACGACGAGGATGTCGTTCTCGCAAACCTTTCAAAAATCACAATTCTTTAAATACCGAATTAAAAAAGCGTTTCCGCTTATCAAACTCGTGGCTTTACCT
This sequence is a window from Venturia canescens isolate UGA chromosome 8, ASM1945775v1, whole genome shotgun sequence. Protein-coding genes within it:
- the LOC122414509 gene encoding laccase-4-like isoform X2, which encodes MFFRVAIFVGLGSVVATIIYLTPVPEQTFLSCDRPCHHLDWPMICRVKLTLEVFHSLSKSCGDCPENKTACLADHCVSADGFRRGILSANRQLPGPSIQVCENDILVVDVVNRLPGKTASVHWGGQSQIESPFMDGVPLITQCPIPSYTTFQYKFRASSPGTHLWRAHSASDMTNGIFGSLIVRQADMLEPHRSLYDIDDPNHVVLISPWHHAIVTEGASTRMQRKAAILLVNGRGRQTDGPETPLTTFNVIPGRRHRLRIAHAGGAGSCAVTLTVDEHPLLLISLDGQPITPREVSTITLSKGERADVVLRANKPISSYLMSFHTSKDCSATPIFGSAILEYKGSPVSDLAAVENSVKEASGQEGPKKMHMSTNPVEKCGAPGAFCVTEVKALKQLSAPLNNRNVETTIYLPINERLESIDFKGDGEAETRILSVDNATFTYPSSPLLTQGPEVPDDVFCPPELLENGAGSSTASCKRVEINGKSDPTLPCECVHVRRVPLGSTVEIILHDQAGLDDLVYHLHGYKFHVVAARKFGHFRSSKDLKEMNERGSLFVRNLESPPLKDTIVMPKFGAVAIRFKANNPGYWMLRDEHALEWTRGLDVVLRVGESGDLVSPPQDFPKCGSFVGPDYFLI
- the LOC122414509 gene encoding laccase-4-like isoform X1; protein product: MVDVMITQKFLRDCELPSSYRPPKITFFTYFLRTSVVIGMILSAATFLHICNYRPKQTFLSCDRPCHHLDWPMICRVKLTLEVFHSLSKSCGDCPENKTACLADHCVSADGFRRGILSANRQLPGPSIQVCENDILVVDVVNRLPGKTASVHWGGQSQIESPFMDGVPLITQCPIPSYTTFQYKFRASSPGTHLWRAHSASDMTNGIFGSLIVRQADMLEPHRSLYDIDDPNHVVLISPWHHAIVTEGASTRMQRKAAILLVNGRGRQTDGPETPLTTFNVIPGRRHRLRIAHAGGAGSCAVTLTVDEHPLLLISLDGQPITPREVSTITLSKGERADVVLRANKPISSYLMSFHTSKDCSATPIFGSAILEYKGSPVSDLAAVENSVKEASGQEGPKKMHMSTNPVEKCGAPGAFCVTEVKALKQLSAPLNNRNVETTIYLPINERLESIDFKGDGEAETRILSVDNATFTYPSSPLLTQGPEVPDDVFCPPELLENGAGSSTASCKRVEINGKSDPTLPCECVHVRRVPLGSTVEIILHDQAGLDDLVYHLHGYKFHVVAARKFGHFRSSKDLKEMNERGSLFVRNLESPPLKDTIVMPKFGAVAIRFKANNPGYWMLRDEHALEWTRGLDVVLRVGESGDLVSPPQDFPKCGSFVGPDYFLI